The segment TTGTATTTCACCATCATACTGGGTACGGCAACCCGGTCATAACGTCCGCCATAAATAAGAATTGGCATTTTTAGCGCTTTTAACTGTTTTCGATAATCAAAATTACCGATATCATTACCAACAATAAAATCGCCATCCTTTCCCACCATTTGATAATATAATTCCGAATTAAATAAATTTGGATAATCTCTATTTCTTGGATTTAAAAAGTTATTAGGATTGTATGCATATAAAAAACCATAAGGAACCTGACCATAAATTTCCTGATGTCTACTGTCACTGCTAATTCCTCCCTGTTCTCTGTATTTCATTAATTCGTCCCATACTTCAGGATAATTTTCTTTAATTTCATGGTTACTATTATCATCATTTTCCTGCCACATTACAAAACTGTGAAACCCATTTGCTATGATGAGATGATTCAGGTTCTCACCATATTTTACTGCATAGCCTTGTCCAACCAGACTGCCGTAGGAATGACCGAGTATGCTTATTGTATTTAGGTTTAATGCCTTTCTGAGTCCTTCGATGTCTTCAATATCTCTATCTAAAGTATATTCTTTTGGGTTTTTTGCTTTATCAGATTTTCCACGACCGAAGCCATCAAAATATATTAGCTGTATATTTCTATTTACACTCAACGAATCAAAAGCCCGTAAACCTACATGTGCGCCACCGGGACCACCAGAGATCATTATTAAAGGTCTACCTGTTCCAACAGTTACAACCCAAAGGTTTGCGCCGTTTATTTTATAATATTTTCCATCTTTAACACTGTTGGGAAATTGTTGTGCAAATAAACATGTGCAAAAAAAAAGGAATGCGGTAATGATGATATTCTTTTTCATTATTTAGGTGTTCTATTTGTTGATTTTTAAGATTATAGCTTATCAAACTTAATAAAAAAATCCCGACTTATTGCCGGGATCTTATTTTTACAAATCTATTTTCTTTAATTCTTTATAGTTGGTATTCAGTTTTCGGAGCAAGATACCATATAATAATCGGTAAAATAACCAGAACAGACCAACAAAAACTACAATGGTTAATAGCATAATACCAATCGTTACGCACAAAGTATAGTAATTAGATTCGTTGGCAATTTTGTTTTTCAGCATTTCCATTTTTGGGTTGTAAGCAAACGCAATGACAAAACCGGCAATTAGGCTTACGACTATCATTCCCAAGTTGTACCAAACATAATATTTCACTGTTTTTCGGGTTCTTAAGATGTCCTGCATCAATTGTTTGGTCGAGGCTGTGGTTGAAATTTTTATATAATTTTTATAAAAATTGAAGATAAACAACAATATCACAGCATAGTTGACAAAATTCAACGCTTTGAAATATACTATCATATTTTCGGCATGGAGTTTTTTCATGTACTCATCTGTGTTATATCCAACACTTATTGCTGTCCAAAACAAGACTTCAATAACGCTGATAATCAAAATCCATTTTACAATAGAGGATGATTTTTTATGCAGCATTGTATAAATTTCGCTTTCCGAAATTTGCTCGTAAGAATGGCTGTCTTTTTGCCAAGCTTTTTTTAATAAATCCAACTCTTCCATAATCCTTAGGGATTTAATATTTTTTTTAATTTACCTTTAATCCTGTTCATTTTTACACGGGCATTTACTTCGCTAATACCAAGTGTTTCTGATATTTCAGTATAATCTTTATCTTCTAAATAAAGAAATACCAGTGCTTTTTCAATATCATTCAACTGTTGCACAGCCTGATACATCAACTTAATCTGTTCTTCTTCTTCAAAATTGTATTCTTCTTGCGATAAAAAGTGTTTTTGCGATTCATAAGGTGTAGTCGCAACTGCTCGTGTACTTTTTCTGTAAAGCGTTATGGCAGTGTTTAGTGCCACACGGTAAGCCCAAGTTGAGAATTTAGATTCACCTCTAAATTTTGGGAACGCTTTCCATAGCTGAATGGTGATTTCCTGAAACAAATCCTTGTGTGCATCTTCATCATTGGTATACAATCGACATATCTTGTGGATAATGTTCTGATTGTCCTTTAATTGTTTTACAAATAATTGTTCTAAGTTGTCACTCATAGTCTCGTTAGTACAAAAAGCATGGGTTTTGTTACATGGGCAAAACTACATATTTTAAAATGCAATTTCAAGTTTCTAATTTATGTATCTTTGCACTGCAAAATTACAAGCATTCAAGATGGAAATCGGACATTACAATACACTCAAAATAGCACGTGAAACCAAAGTCGGACTTTTTTTAACCGATGGAAAGGATGATGTTTTATTGCCTTTAAAGTATGTTCCGAAAGAATATAATATTGGTGATGAGTTAATTGTATTTGTTTATCTCGACCATGAAGAAAGACCAGTGGCGACAACATTGGAGCCGTATATCCTGATGGATGAATTCGGATTGCTGCGTGTGAATTATGTCAATAATATTGGTGCTTTTTTAGATTGGGGTTTGGAGAAAGATATTTTGGTTCCATTCAAAGAACAGGCAAGACCAATGGAAAAGGGAAAACGCTATTTAGTCTTTGCATACATTGATGAAAAAACCAACCGAAT is part of the Flavobacterium sangjuense genome and harbors:
- a CDS encoding RNA polymerase sigma factor; this translates as MSDNLEQLFVKQLKDNQNIIHKICRLYTNDEDAHKDLFQEITIQLWKAFPKFRGESKFSTWAYRVALNTAITLYRKSTRAVATTPYESQKHFLSQEEYNFEEEEQIKLMYQAVQQLNDIEKALVFLYLEDKDYTEISETLGISEVNARVKMNRIKGKLKKILNP
- a CDS encoding alpha/beta fold hydrolase; this encodes MKKNIIITAFLFFCTCLFAQQFPNSVKDGKYYKINGANLWVVTVGTGRPLIMISGGPGGAHVGLRAFDSLSVNRNIQLIYFDGFGRGKSDKAKNPKEYTLDRDIEDIEGLRKALNLNTISILGHSYGSLVGQGYAVKYGENLNHLIIANGFHSFVMWQENDDNSNHEIKENYPEVWDELMKYREQGGISSDSRHQEIYGQVPYGFLYAYNPNNFLNPRNRDYPNLFNSELYYQMVGKDGDFIVGNDIGNFDYRKQLKALKMPILIYGGRYDRVAVPSMMVKYKEYCPQAKFIMFEQSGHNPQIEEPKKLFPIIDDFLKS